The Brenneria rubrifaciens genome has a window encoding:
- the istA gene encoding IS21 family transposase, translated as MLSREDFYMIKQMRQQGAYIVDIATQVGCSERTVRRYLKYPEPPARKTRHKMAKLRPFMDYIDMRLAENVWNGEVILAEIKTMGYTGGRSMLRYYIQPKRKMRPSKKTVRFETQPGYQLQHDWGEIEAEVAGQRCKVSFAVNTLGFSRRFHVFAAPKQDAEHTYESLVRAFRYFGGSVKTVLVDNQKAAVLKNNNGKVVFNSGFLLLADHYGFLPRACRPRRARTKGKVERMVKYLKENFFVRYRRFDSFAHVNQLLEQWMADVADRRELRQFRQTPEQRFTQEQEHLQPLPDTDFDTSYFDIRHVSWDGYIEVGGNRYSVPESLCGQPVSIRISLDDELRIYSNEQQMASHRLCSASSGWQTVPEHHAPLWQQVSQVEHRPLSAYEELL; from the coding sequence ATGCTGAGCAGAGAGGACTTTTACATGATAAAGCAAATGCGCCAGCAGGGTGCGTATATTGTCGATATTGCCACTCAGGTGGGTTGTTCTGAGCGAACCGTCAGACGGTACCTGAAATACCCGGAACCTCCGGCCAGAAAAACACGCCACAAAATGGCTAAACTCAGGCCGTTCATGGACTATATCGACATGCGTCTGGCAGAGAACGTCTGGAACGGCGAGGTCATCCTCGCGGAAATCAAAACGATGGGTTATACCGGCGGCCGCTCCATGTTGCGTTACTACATCCAGCCCAAACGTAAGATGCGGCCATCGAAGAAAACAGTTCGCTTCGAAACCCAGCCCGGCTACCAGCTCCAGCATGACTGGGGGGAAATTGAGGCTGAGGTTGCCGGACAACGATGCAAAGTTAGCTTCGCGGTTAACACGCTGGGGTTCTCCCGCCGCTTCCATGTCTTCGCCGCACCAAAGCAGGATGCTGAGCATACCTATGAGTCTCTGGTTCGCGCCTTCCGCTACTTCGGCGGCAGCGTGAAAACCGTGCTGGTCGATAATCAGAAAGCCGCGGTGCTGAAAAATAACAACGGGAAAGTGGTGTTCAACTCCGGGTTCCTGCTGCTGGCCGACCACTATGGCTTCCTGCCACGGGCCTGCCGCCCGCGAAGGGCCAGAACCAAAGGTAAGGTGGAACGGATGGTGAAATACCTCAAGGAGAACTTCTTCGTCCGGTACCGCCGGTTCGACAGCTTCGCCCATGTTAATCAGTTACTGGAGCAGTGGATGGCTGACGTTGCTGACCGACGGGAACTTCGCCAGTTCAGGCAGACACCGGAACAGCGCTTCACGCAGGAACAGGAGCATCTTCAGCCGTTACCGGATACTGACTTCGATACCAGCTACTTCGATATCCGCCATGTCTCCTGGGATGGCTATATCGAGGTTGGCGGAAACCGTTACAGCGTACCGGAAAGCCTTTGTGGTCAGCCGGTCTCAATACGGATCTCGCTGGATGATGAGCTGCGGATCTACAGTAATGAGCAGCAGATGGCATCGCACCGGCTCTGTTCGGCTTCATCCGGCTGGCAGACCGTGCCGGAGCATCACGCCCCGCTCTGGCAGCAGGTCAGTCAGGTGGAACATCGCCCGCTAAGTGCGTATGAGGAGCTGTTGTGA
- the xopJ gene encoding YopJ family type III secretion system effector XopJ: MGICVSKPSVRHDYNEDYGRNYGADTDQASSSPSSSDSEWEQFPTHSPRQPVAADIPDRAKYKISALRESYYRSLMSSNPDLLHYAKNILDNIEYRQSNIDTLQLDVQSLGSLVSAYNTSYSQLNLHCFDSRFTFLDHLQSHNEPGAWRGVFRLNPPSLHHVAVDVRNHANGQKTLIVLEPITAYKDDVYPPAYLPGYPQLREEVNTRFRGNAKMSVIETDAQRSWHDCVIFSLNFALCAYQKDSVFDSLHETLADSGYCFPETEDSRSRLARGIELVDGKQVLPAVFYKHAHSRGTVTAVANAQPHIANDIVSTNRSSSRETLNERAEAFRVYRVGGDPENYSMSIESSRARKIRKALDSQ; the protein is encoded by the coding sequence ATGGGAATTTGCGTTTCCAAACCTAGCGTCCGGCATGACTATAACGAAGATTATGGGAGAAATTATGGCGCTGATACCGACCAAGCATCTTCAAGCCCTTCAAGTTCCGACAGCGAATGGGAGCAATTCCCTACGCACTCGCCTAGGCAACCTGTAGCTGCTGACATACCCGACAGAGCCAAGTACAAGATTTCAGCGCTCCGCGAGTCGTACTACAGATCACTGATGAGTTCAAATCCGGATCTCTTGCATTATGCAAAAAACATACTCGACAATATAGAATACCGACAGTCCAACATTGATACACTCCAACTTGACGTTCAAAGCCTGGGATCGCTTGTCTCAGCTTATAACACAAGCTATTCACAACTTAACCTTCATTGTTTCGACTCGCGCTTCACATTCCTCGATCATTTACAAAGTCATAATGAGCCTGGCGCGTGGCGTGGCGTTTTTCGGCTAAATCCGCCCTCGCTTCACCACGTTGCGGTGGACGTACGTAACCACGCCAATGGTCAAAAGACGCTGATCGTATTGGAGCCCATTACCGCCTATAAGGATGATGTTTACCCTCCTGCTTACTTACCGGGCTATCCTCAACTGCGCGAGGAGGTCAATACGCGATTTCGAGGAAATGCTAAGATGTCTGTCATAGAGACTGATGCACAACGCTCATGGCACGACTGTGTTATATTTTCGCTTAACTTTGCTTTGTGCGCCTACCAAAAAGATAGTGTCTTTGACAGTCTTCATGAAACTTTGGCTGATAGTGGCTATTGTTTTCCAGAGACTGAAGATAGCCGATCGCGACTTGCCAGAGGAATAGAATTGGTTGACGGAAAGCAAGTGCTGCCTGCCGTATTTTATAAACATGCGCATTCCCGTGGCACAGTGACTGCTGTAGCGAACGCTCAGCCCCACATAGCAAACGATATTGTCAGCACAAACCGGTCCTCTTCCAGAGAAACGTTAAACGAACGTGCTGAGGCATTCCGTGTCTATCGGGTGGGGGGTGATCCAGAAAATTATAGTATGTCTATCGAGTCGTCCCGAGCGCGGAAGATAAGAAAAGCCCTGGATAGCCAATAA